The following coding sequences are from one Plasmodium coatneyi strain Hackeri chromosome 11, complete sequence window:
- a CDS encoding Putative rRNA methyltransferase yields the protein MGKKKKVGKERIDKYYKLAKSAGYRARSAFKLIQIAQKYNIFKDANILIDLCAAPGGWLQVAYKNMKRSSTIIGVDLVPIRKIDNNVITLKCDITTSACIKQIKNIIKNEKADVILNDGAPNVGTTYSYDSFNQNVLVLNSIKIANLFLKKRGIFITKVFRNEEYVSLIWVMEKLFGQVKHIKPRSSREISSEIYLVGLNFLCAKVDKKLFDYNYVFSEQFKQESNKVATNDASDNDIFTDSSDDEKENQKKNKKKKGLSTILKEKKKKNRQGYDLGDDYRVTDICNFIHSDNYVDLLIKTNKFTFDKDYLTSEDPLVRNTYTAIYKNPSTTQEILQLCKDLKVLGKSDLFHLIKWRYKVRKGIVRVGEEAQSSQDVDAEEEASQVVDPVQEDTPIKETRTDTTKASLQDDELSGSSDADSEKDEINEFSTQMEKKNKKEQKKKEKKLKKELEKRKMNKSIKPDYDENEIHFNKNMLKLLDKQSFEDHLNILSESKNNDRLEINQENDSSSEKEEDEQLNDTNESKMDRIEYLVNLDYEQQKLKEKKMNEEKSNEKLTRRKRAMDYKNEELMKIQKIMELKNEELMMKRKLHEYLSDEEETDEDETDDEEDDGEDASDEGSDAAKARPHPGKRGKDEMKNDEKNAYAEAIQQNEHIHKMVDKIIRLRKVVKKEEEKSNVNRFFDQKIFSTIFNEMDGELDDSGAVEEGPKGSGARKGDDEDDNSDDDDNDETDDEEKFNEVEDRQLPKIPLPNKLARKERNKKLREKYGNNEVKMKNTTFSIVKTDESGQSNVGTYFSNLIKDEDELAFIKCIGEKLIHKKSRMDLIDDSFNRHSYLDDEDMLPEWFVEEEKKFRRPVIPIDKSILNQYKSSINKITKMPIKKVIEAKMRNKKREIAKMKKLEAKIGKIEKDEEDPFLKHKAITNILKKNKSEKKREKSYVVCTGKGSKVPKKKNKKGGRTVVKYVDKRLKKDKKAKKRVEKKKKNISRRKYSKSRPFKFKQKI from the exons atggggaagaagaagaaagtcgGGAAGGAGAGAATTGACAAGTACTACAAGCTAGCCAAGTCGGCGGGGTACAGAGCCAGGTCTGCATTCAAGCTAATTCAAATAGCCCAGAAgtacaacatttttaaagaTGCAAATATACTAATAGATTTGTGTGCAGCACCTGGAGGATGGTTGCAGGtggcatataaaaatatgaaaagaagCAGCACCATTATAGGAGTAGATTTAGTTCCCATCAGAAAAATAGATAATAATGTCATCACCTTAAAATGTGATATTACTACAAGTGCCTGTATTAAgcagataaaaaatataataaaaaatgaaaaggctGACGTGATCCTAAATGATGGGGCCCCCAATGTAGGAACAACATACTCATATGACAGCTTTAACCAAAATGTGCTTGTCCTTAATAGTATCAAAATAGCCAAcctttttctaaaaaaaagaggtatcTTTATTACCAAAGTTTTCCGAAATGAAGAATATGTATCCCTAATATGGGTTATGGAAAAACTGTTTGGCCAAGTCAAACATATAAAACCAAGAAGTAGCAGAGAAATATCCTCCGAAATTTATCTAGTCGGTTTGAATTTCCTATGTGCTAAGGTGGATAAGAAGCTGTTTGATTATAACTACGTCTTTAGTGAACAGTTTAAGCAGGAGTCCAATAAGGTAGCCACAAACGACGCCAGCGACAACGACATTTTTACCGATTCTAGTGATGATGAGAaagaaaaccaaaaaaaaaacaaaaaaaagaaaggactgtcaaccattttaaaagaaaagaagaagaaaaatagacAGGGATATGACCTCGGGGATGATTATCGTGTCACAGATATATGCAACTTTATCCATAGTGATAATTACGTCGATTTACTCATCAAAACGAACAAATTCACCTTCGATAAGGACTACCTCACTTCGGAAGACCCCTTAGTTAGGAATACATATACTGCCATTTATAAAAACCCTAGCACCACGCAGGAGATTCTGCAGCTCTGCAAGGATCTTAAGGTTCTGGGCAAGTCAGACTTGTTTCACCTGATCAAATGGAGGTACAAAGTTAGGAAGGGCATCGTAAGGGTGGGTGAAGAGGCCCAATCGAGCCAAGACGTAGatgcagaagaggaagccAGTCAAGTGGTAGACCCCGTGCAGGAAGACACGCCCATTAAGGAAACACGAACTGACACCACGAAAGCATCCCTGCAGGATGACGAACTGAGTGGTTCCTCCGACGCTGACTCGGAAAAAGACGAAATAAACGAATTTTCCActcaaatggaaaaaaaaaataaaaaggaacaaaagaaaaaggaaaaaaaattgaaaaaagaactagagaaaagaaaaatgaacaaatcgATCAAGCCAGATTATGACGAAAATGAAATACATTTcaacaaaaatatgttaaagTTGCTGGATAAGCAGTCATTCGAGGATCACCTGAACATACTGAGTGAAAGCAAAAATAACGACAGGCTGGAAATTAACCAGGAAAATGATTCGTCCAgcgagaaggaggaagacgagCAGCTAAACGATACAAATGAGTCCAAAATGGACCGCATAGAATACCTTGTCAATTTGGATTATGAACagcaaaaattgaaggaaaaaaaaatgaacgaagaGAAAAGCAACGAGAAATTGACCAGGCGGAAAAGGGCAATggattataaaaatgaggagTTGATGAAAATCCAGAAAATCATGGAgttgaaaaatgaagagttaatgatgaagaggaaattgCACGAGTATCTCAGTGATGAGGAGGAGACAGACGAAGATGAAACggatgatgaagaagacgATGGTGAGGACGCGTCTGATGAGGGAAGTGACGCTGCGAAGGCACGCCCCCACCCCGGAAAACGCGGCAAAGACGAAATGAAGAACGATGAAAAGAATGCTTACGCAGAGGCTATCCAGCAAAATGAGCACATACACAAAATGGTAGACAAGATAATTCGATTAAGAAaagttgttaaaaaggaagaagaaaaatccaATGTAAATCGTTTTTTTGATCAGAAGATATTTTCCACGATATTTAATGAGATGGATGGTGAGTTGGATGATAGTGGCGCTGTGGAGGAGGGCCCCAAAGGTTCCGGAGCACGTAAAGGTGACGATGAAGATGACAATAGTGATGATGACGATAATGATGAGACGGATGACGAGGAAAAGTTCAACGAAGTGGAAGATCGCCAGTTGCCCAAGATCCCACTGCCAAACAAGCTAGCCAGAAAggagagaaacaaaaaattaagagaaaaatatggaaacaaCGAAGTAAAGATGAAGAACACCACCTTTTCAATTGTAAAAACGGACGAAAGTGGACAAAGCAATGTaggtacatatttttccaacCTAATTAAAGACGAAGATGAATTGGCATTCATAAAATGCATCggagaaaaattaattcataaaaaaagcagaatgGATTTGATAGACGATTCGTTCAATAGGCATTCTTATTTGGATGATGAAGACATGCTACCCGAATGGTttgtggaggaagaaaagaaatttagAAGGCCAGTTATCCCAATCGACAAATCCATCCTAAATCAATACAAGAGCAGCATTAACAAAATTACGAAAATGCCAATTAAGAAGGTGATCGAAGCAAAAATGCGAAACAAGAAGAGAGAAATtgcgaaaatgaaaaaactggAGGCAAAAAtcggaaaaattgaaaaggatgaggaagaccccttccttaagCACAAGGCCATTACGAACAtattaaagaagaacaaatcaG aaaaaaaacgagaaaAATCGTACGTTGTTTGTACCGGAAAAGGCTCCAAGGTgccgaagaagaaaaacaaaaagggaggTAGGACAGTGGTTAAGTATGTCGACAAGAGGCTCAAAAAGGATAAGAAAGCGAAGAAGCGggtggaaaagaagaaaaaaaatatatcaagACGCAAATACTCCAAATCGAGGCCTTTCAAATTTAAGCAGAAAATTTGA
- a CDS encoding SacI-like proteiny domain has protein sequence MANGSVLPAPRYYLESHGNYLSIVNEENNVRNILKISYAEDVQIVKEKQKLKSSSDNSYTENENKKKFPFFGCLGIVKAEHTNFLVIISDAEVVSYLFNRAIYRVKKISFIQLNDEDEGKDKTASYHNYQYEICCLGSNAVLTPLNSNHRKEGKKFFCNKKINTQNHFDNIFEWSNFLFQSPTAKNTQFRNNSETYIHKLKNSTLKKDTLKTIGYFWHAFNKGPFYFSYHYNLTASLQRHYITEYEKEKSRGKSPSPSVGGGGEVYTDDSKYQGITEPIFHKLQFKEINHEYTWNWKWLHQFIPIEAFEFVVFLIHGYIKSNVFHLPNGKLTLYLISRKNKNRSGVRFWCRGGNEKGDVANFVETEQILVCKDTQKTNIFSYILVRGSIPVLWKQQPTLSIRPRIQICSDMEKNSKTLNLHMEKLKKTYGKISITNLNNKKFGEKYLGQCYGACLKECSVEHNYTWFDFHSEFKKLNYQNLHTTLKTVIEDLNDFSFFSISFPSGVRYNLEHGDEVRANVGGKDFSYTAATSSRFPSWSSAKVDTFQKGVFRVNCIDCLDRTNVFQSFLAKYVLHMQLLTMDIKLEQVNKFPFYLFKNTYDELLYRQTWIHNANAISIIYSGAGALKNDITKNGKRTIGGLLQDLFHIVQRYINNNFLDGYNNDCIHLATSENLKYQNVFNIHKVYSLRIFADA, from the exons atggcTAATGGTTCTGTTCTGCCGGCCCCAAGGTACTATTTAGAATCGCATGGGAATTATTTAAGCATAGTGaacgaagaaaataatgttcgaaatattttaaaaattagcTATGCTGAAGATGTACAAATAGTcaaggagaagcaaaaacTTAAAAGCAGTAGTGACAATAGCTACACAGAAaatgagaacaaaaaaaagttccccttttttggttGCTTAGGAATAGTTAAAGCGGAACATACGAACTTCTTAGTCATAATTTCCGATGCAGAAGTCGTTTCTTATTTGTTCAATCGAGCTATTTATAGAGtaaagaaaatttcctttATCCAGCTGAACGATGAAGACGAAGGTAAGGACAAGACAGCTAGCTATCACAATTACCAATATGAAATATGCTGCCTCGGGAGCAACGCCGTTTTAACCCCCTTAAATAGTAATCacagaaaggaaggtaaaaaattcttctgtAACAAAAAGATAAATACGCAAAATCATTTCGACAACATATTCGAATGGAgcaatttccttttccagaGTCCAACTGCCAAGAATACCCAATTCCGCAACAATAGCGAAACGTACATTCACAAACTTAAGAATTCCACATTGAAAAAAGATACGTTAAAAACGATAGGGTATTTTTGGCATGCCTTTAATAAGGGCCCCTTTTACTTCTCCTATCACTACAATTTAACGGCGTCTCTGCAGAGGCACTACATAACTGAGTatgagaaggagaaaagcaGAGGGAAATCACCATCCCCGTCGGTAGGTGGTGGAGGAGAAGTTTATACGGATGACAGTAAATATCAGGGGATAACAGAACCCATTTTCCACAAGCTacaatttaaagaaataaatcaCGAGTACACATGGAACTGGAAGTGGCTGCACCAGTTTATTCCCATAGAGGCATTCGAGTTTGTGGTGTTCCTAATACATGGCTACATCAAATCAAATGTGTTTCACCTCCCTAATGGAAAACTAACATTATATTTGATAtcgagaaaaaataagaacagaAGTGGGGTAAGGTTTTGGTGTAGAGgtggaaatgaaaagggagaTGTAGCCAATTTTGTCGAAACGGAACAAATTTTAGTGTGTAAAGATACGCAGAAGACAAACATTTTTAGTTACATCCTTGTCAGGGGATCTATCCCTGTCCTCTGGAAGCAGCAACCAACGCTGAGTATAAGGCCAAGAATACAAATCTGCTCagacatggaaaaaaattcgaaaacGTTGAATCTACATATGgagaaattgaagaaaacgTATGGGAAAATCTCCATCACAAatttgaataataaaaaatttggcGAGAAGTATCTAGGGCAGTGCTATGGGGCCTGTTTGAAGGAATGCAGCGTGGAGCACAACTACACCTGGTTTGATTTCCATagcgaatttaaaaaattaaattatcaAAATTTGCACACGACGCTGAAAACGGTGATTGAGGACTTGAacgatttttcctttttctccatttcgtTTCCGAGCGGGGTTAGGTACAATTTGGAGCACGGTGATGAAGTTCGCGCTAATGTGGGAGGTAAAGATTTTTCTTACACTGCTGCCACTTCTTCCCGCTTCCCCTCTTGGTCGTCCGCAAAAGTGGATACTTTCCAAAAGGGCGTCTTTCGAGTCAACTGCATCGACTGCCTAGACAGGACCAACGTCTTCCAGAGCTTCCTGGCAAAGTACGTCCTACACATGCAACTGCTCACCATGGATATCAAGCTAGAGCAGGTGAACAAGTTCcccttttacctttttaagAACACATATGATGAACTGCTGTATCGCCAGACTTGGATTCACAATGCAAACGCGATTAGCATTATATACAGCGGCGCAGGAGCACTAAAGAATGACATAacgaaaaatgggaagagaaCCATTGGGGGGCTTCTGCAAGATCTGTTCCACATTGTGCAGAGATACATAAATAACAACTTCCTAGACGGTTACAATAATGACTGTATTCATTTAGCCACCAGCGAAAATTTGAAATATCAAAATGTTTTTAATATCCACAAGG TGTATTCATTACGCATTTTTGCTGATGCGTAg
- a CDS encoding Proteasome subunit alpha type yields the protein MSYDRAITVFSPDGHLLQVEHALEAVKKGGCAVAIKSSNFAVLAVEKKNIPKLQNPRTTEKLIKLDEHNCLAFAGLNADARVLVNKTRLECQRYFLNMDEPAPVDYIAKYVAKVQQKFTHRGGVRPFGIATLIAGFKNNKEICIYQTEPSGIYASWKAQAIGKNAKVVQEFLEKNYQENMEQNDCLLLAMKAIFEVVELSSKNIEVALLTEKELSFIDEQQINALVEVIDSERTKKNSQNE from the exons atgagttaTGATAGAGCCATAACCGTGTTCAGTCCTGATGGACATCTGCTACAAGTAGAACATGCCTTGGAGGcggttaaaaaaggaggctgTGCAGTGGCAATAAAAAGTTCGAATTTCGCTGTCTTAGCagtggaaaagaagaacattcCGAAATTGCAAAATCCAAGAACGACCGAGAAGTTGATCAAATTGGACGAACACAATTGTTTAGCCTTTGCGGGTCTGAATGCCGATGCGAGGGTTTTAGTCAATAAG ACGCGACTGGAATGCCAAAGGTACTTCTTAAACATGGACGAACCTGCGCCAGTTGACTACATTGCCAAGTACGTTGCGAAGGTTCAGCAAAAGTTTACACATAGAGGAGGTGTGAGACCATTTGGAATAGCAACGTTAATCGCTGGATTTAAGAATAACAAAGAAATATGCATTTACCAAACGGAGCCCAGCGGCATTTATGCATCGTGGAAAGCGCAGGCAATTGGAAAAAACGCAAAGGTTGTGCAGGAAtttctggaaaaaaattaccaagaAAATATGGAGCAGAACGATTGCCTCCTCCTAGCCATGAAGGCCATATTTGAG GTCGTTGAATTGAGCAGCAAAAATATAGAAGTCGCCCTGCTGACCGAGAAGGAATTAAGCTTCATCGATGAACAGCAAATAAACGCATTG GTTGAAGTAATCGACAGCGAGCGAACGAAGAAGAATTCACAGAATGAATAA